The sequence TTTGATTGAGTTTTATAATGCTAATAAAGGATTAGTATCTAATGAAGTACTAAATCAGTCACCTGAAAAAACGGAACTACCTGAAAGTGTAGTTTTTAGTACTCTTAGTTACAACTACTCTTTGGTGTAGTAAAGAAGGGAGAATTGTTGATTAGTTTTGAAGTGTAGTTAAAAAATAAGAAAAGATGAAAAATATAATTTTCAGTTTAATAGTCCTTTTTTCAAGTTCAATAGTTTTATCACAAACTATATATTCTGGTAAAGTAGTTGACATTAAAAATGAGCCAATAGCTTTTGCAAATGTTGTGATTTATAAAGCAAATGATAAATCAATTGAGAAAGGAGATATTACAGACGAGGATGGTAATTTTAAAATTGAAATAAACGCAAAAGAGTCTCATTATTTAGAAATTAGTTTTCTGGGCTTTAAAACAAAGAGGTTAGACTTGACAGAAAACAATTTAGGTAAAATTACTTTAGAAGAAGATGTTAATAGTTTAAAAGAAGTTGTCGTTAAGGGTAAAAAGCAAAACCTAATAAGAAAGAACGACCGATTAATATTTAATATTGAGAATACAATTGTTCAGGAATTAGGATCGGCTGTTGATGTACTAAGAGTTACTCCAAACATAGTAATGAGAGATGATAAGCTCACAATGTTAGGAAAAAACTTTGTAAGGGTTATGGTTAATGGTAAAATGATGCCGTTTCAAGGAGATGATTTAAGAAATTATTTGGCAACTATTAATAGTAACGATATTAAAAGTATAGAAGTAATAACTGTTCCTCCATCTGAGTTTGAAGCGGAAGGTAATGGAGGTGTAATAAATATAATTCTGAAGCAGCAAAAAAATGATTTTTGGAGTGTAAATGCAGGTCTCTCTAGTATACAACGTACCGAATTTTCATATGATAGAAATATGTCCTTTAACTATAAGAAAAAGAACACCTATTTAACGGCAAGTGTTTCTAACGGTAAATTCATAAAGAATAATGTTTTTAAAAACAATAACTTTTATGAAGATGAAACTTGGGATGGTAATGGAGATAGTAAATACGATAATGATTATTTAAACTATAGATTATCAGTCACACAAAACATAACTAAGAATTGGGAAATTGGAGCGAGTTATTCTGGATCAAATTCAGACACAGATAATCGAACATATAATCTAGATAAGATTTATGATTTATCGGACAATCTAAAATATAAGATGGATTCAGATGGTTTATCTGTGAGTGATTCCAAAATACATACATTAAATTTTTATAACCTAATTAAGTTAGATAGTCTAGGAAAAAACATATCATTCGATGTCGACTATTATAAAGTATTATCTCAAAAGAATGGAGCAAACAGTGGAGAAAAGACAGAAAATAACCTTACAGCGCCTCTTTTCTCTAATGATACCAATATTGATTATGATTTTGAAAATTTTTCAAGTAAAATTGATGTTTCTCTACCTTTTGAAAAAATTGAGTTGCAGTTTGGAGGAAAAGCTTCTCTATCTAATACGAATAATAATTTTAAGTTTTATAATACTTTTAGTGGCACACCAGTATTGGATGAAAATCAATCAAATGTATTCGATTATAAAGAAAATATATTTGCAGCTTATGTTTCTGGAAGTAAGCAAATTACAGAAAAGCTTTCAGCAAAAGTAGGATTGAGAACAGAAACAACAATGACAGAATCGTATTCTAAATCGAATAATCAATTCAATAAAAACGATTATACAAAGCTATTTCCAACACTGTATCTTACTTATAATTTAAAGGATAATAAGTCGCTCTCTTTCAATTATAGTAAACGTTTAAACAGACCCGTATTTGAAAGTTTAGACCCTTTTAAAATAGTTTTAAACCCTTTTAAAACAGCACAAGGAAATCCTTTTCTAAAACCATCTTACATTACAAATTTTGAGTTACTGTTTAATACTAAAAAGAATGAACTAAAGGTTTATACTCAATTGCTAAAAGATGGTTATGATCAAATTAGTGAAATAGACCCCAATACTAAAATTATAAATTATACCTATTATAACTATATAGATACCTACAGTTATGCAATATCAGACACCTATATTTTTGATAAAATGGATTGGTTAACATCCTATAATACGGCTGAAGTGGGCTATTCTAAAATGACGTCATCTATACCTCAAACAATAAGTAGTCAAAGTGGTTTTAATGCATTTGTACAAACACAAAATTACATCACTTTAGATACCAAAAAGAATCTTTCACTAGGAGCAAACTATTATTATGTTTTCCCAGCGAAACAAAATTTATACAAAATGGAAGGGTATGGGGCATTAGATCTATCATTACGATTGAAGCTTTTAGAAGGTAATTTAAACCTCTCTTTATTTGCAAACGATATTCTAAAGACAAGTAGAACATTAGTGACGAATTACTACAATAATGTAAGAACAACCTATAAAAATTATTACGATACCAGATCGGTAAGTTTCAATATAAGATACACATTTGGAAATACTAAAATAGGATCTAAATCGAATAGATCGGGTAATTATGACGTACAAAATAGAGCAACTAAATAAGTAGATAAAATATTCCTGGCCAGGAATTAGACCGAAGAGCAGTTAATGTCTTTAAACTAAAATTGAAGTAATAATCATTAAAGTCATATAAAAATTGAAAAAAGTTCAATTAAACAAAGGATTAAATCTAAACAAAGAGACAGTTACAAAGTTACAAGAATCTCAATTGCCGAATTTAAAAGGAGGAGTTAATCGCGTAAATGCTGTAGCTACATGTGCAAATATGTCATGTACAGATACTTCATGTAATGAGAGCTCTTGTATTGGATAATAACAATCTAGTAGTGAAAAACAAAAAAGGAATGGTTAAACCAACCAAAGTATCAACCATTTCTAAATATTAATTTAAATACATAAACAAAATGAAAAAAATTCAATTAAACAAAGGATTAAATTTAAACAAAGAGACAGTTACAAAATTACAAGAGTCTCAATTATCAAACTTTAAAGGAGGAGTAGCTGGTGTTACATGTGGAAATGCATCTTGTGCAAATTCATGTAATGAAGGATCTTGTAATAAGACAAAAGTTGCTCAACTACAATAACAAAAAAAGAAATGGTTAAGCCAACCAAAATATCAACCATTTCTAAATATTAATTTAAAAACGTAAACAAAATGAAAAAAATTCAATTAAACAAAGGATTAAGTTTAAACAAGGAGACGGTTACAAAATTACAAGAGTCTCAATTATCAAACTTTAAAGGAGGAGCAGCAGGATTTACATGTGCAAATGCATCTTGTGTAAATTCATGTAATGAAGGGTCTTGTAACAAAACAAAAGTAATTCAAAAGTAATAAACAAAAAAAGAAATGGTTAAACCAACCAAAGTATCAACCATTTCTAAATATTAATTTAAAAACGTAAATAAAATGAAAAAAATTCAATTAAACAAAGGATTAAGCTTAAACAAAGAGGCAATTACAAAATTACAAGAGTCTCAATTGTCAAACTTTAAAGGAGGAATTAATCGTGTAGACCAAGGTTTAACATGTGGAAACGCTTCATGCGCAGCATCATGTAATAAAAACTCTTGTAACGCTGCTCAATTACAGTAATAATAAAAATAAACAAAAAAAGGAATGGTTAAACCAACCAAAGTATCAGCCATTCCTTAAATATTAATTTAAATACATAAACAAAATGAAAAAAATTCAATTAAACAAAGGACTAAGCTTAAACAAAGAGGCAATTACAAAATTACAAGAGTCTCAATTGTCAAACTTTAAAGGAGGAGCAGCTGGAGTTACATGTGCAAACGCTTCATGTGCAGCATCGTGTAATAGAAATTCATGTAACGCAGCTCAATTAGAGAAGTAAAATAAACAAAAAAGGAATGGTTAAACCAACCAAAGTATCAACCATTCCTTGAATATTAATTTAAAAACGTAAACAAAATGAAAAAAATTCAATTAAACAAAGGATTAAATCTAAACAAAGAGACAGTTACAAAATTACAAGAGTCTCAATTATCAAATTTTAAAGGAGGAATTAATCGTGTAGACCAAGGTTTAACATGTGGAAACGCTTCCTGTGCTAATTCATGTAATGAAGGATCATGTAACAAAACAAAGATTGCATAATAAAGAAAAAAGGAATGGTTAACCAACCAAAGTATTAACCATTCCTTAAATATTAATTTAAAAAACGTAAACAAAATGAAAAAAATTCAATTAAACAACGGATTAAGTCTTAATAAAATAGCTATTACTAAGCTTCAAGACGCTCAAATGTCAAAATTAAAAGGAGGAGTTAATCGTATCAATGATAGTATTTCTTGTCTTCAACTTACATGTAACACATCATGTAATAATGGAACCTGTAATGGTGCTGTTTTAAAATAATCTTCTTAAAAACAACAGGAATTATTCTTTCCTGTTGTTTTTAAACTAAAACTTTAGAAATATGAAAATCAGCTTAAAAACAAAATTAAAATTGAATAAGAAAGCGGTAATAAAACTTCAAAATTCAGAAATGGTGACTTTAAAAGGTGGTGGAGATTCTCTTTCTTGTCGTTGCATGTCTTGTCATAAAAATTCCAATTTAGGAATAGAGTAATATCAGAACAAAAGTAAATCCTTTTAGTGACTTACATTAAAAATAGTTTAAAATGAAAACAGCAAATCAATTAATACAAAAAATAGACGACCTAAATACTCAAGAGTTAAATTCTGATAGTCTTTTAAATGGCAGATTAGGGTTAGTATATTTCTACTTATCGTTATACAAACATTTCAAAGAAGAAAAATATTTAGATAAAATAGAATCTAATTTAGGAATGGTTTTTAAGAACATCGAAGATCAAACATCTAGTTTGTTATTAGATGCTTCAATTGAAAACGGCTTAAGTGGTTTAGGATATGTATTACAGCTATTAATTGATGAAAATATATTAGATGCGGAATATAAAGATCAAGTTAAAGAAATAAACAATATGGTTTATGAAGATGCTTTAAAATTGATTGCTGAAAAAAATTATGATTATGTACGTGGTCCATTTGGTATACTTTTTTATCTAAATTCTGTTAAAGACGAAGCATACGTTAACATTATTTTAGAAGAATTGATGAATAAATTTAAAGAAGATGAAGACTTCTTTTTTTACAACGAATATAGCTACATAGAAGGAGTACATATTGGATATGCTCATGGACTATGTGCTATAATCAAAGTACTTAATGATATAGAAGATGAGAGAGCTGAATTTATAGTTAGAGAATTATTAAAAAAGCTTTCTCAAATCATTAAGGAGAATAACTTTTACATAAAAGATAAAAAATACTACCTACCGAGAAGTATCCATAAGGGAGATACTTTTGAAGGAGGATTAAACTTTAGAGCAGTTTTAGCATGGTCAAACAGTGACATTAACTTTTCAACGCTCATTTTTTCCCTTAAAGAAAAATTCATAAACAAAGAACTATTAGAAATAGCAAATCAGATTGCTTTAGAAAGTATCGATAAAAAAGAAGAAGAGCATACTAGGGTTTGGGACCATCGTTTTTATTTTGGTAGTTCAGGGGTTTTAAAAACATATAATTTTTTATATGAGAAAACAGGAATTGAAAAATTTCAAAAATCTTCACAATACTGGTATGAAAAAACATTAGAACTTTTGGAAGAAGATAACATAGAAGAACATTCATTAAATTTTCTAAATAACCTTCCAGCCACAACATTATCAATACTAGAATTTGAAGAAAAAAAAAATATTAACTGGTCAAAATTATTACTAATATGAAAAATGAAGATATAAAAATAGGACTTTTAGAATTAGGCTTGAGCGATAAATTAAATTCATTAAATGCTCTTGAAGATATTTTTACCTATGCAGCAACTGCAGATGAATTAGGATATTCTAGATTTTGGATTTCAGAACACCATAGAGCTAATCCATTGCACCCATATAATAATCCTGAAATATTAATAACACTTATAGCAGGAATGACTAACAATATAAGAGTTGGATCTGCTGGTTCTTTAATTGGATATTATTCTCCTTATACACTTGTTCAAAATTATAAGTTGTTAAATAATATATATGATAATCGAATCGATTTTGGATTGTCAAAAGGACGCCCTGAAAACTCTCATTTACATAATTTTTTCAATTTAGACGACCAGTCTTTTGAAAACAAAAAATACATAAGTAATCTAGAAGGAATTTGCGATTTATTACAAAATGAGGAAGCAAATTTTGAAGAAAAAAAGATAGTAATACCACCTTATAAAGGACTTTCTCCTTCTTTATGGTATTTATCAAATAGCTACAGATGGAAAGATTTAGCAGTTAAAAATCAATTAAATATTTGTAGATCATTAATGCACGGCCTAGATGTTTTTGACTATGATGCAGATTTAGAAGGTTTATCAAAATATAAAGAAGAATTCTATTCATTACATAATAGAATACCAGAAGTATCTGTTGCTATTGCAGTTTCTTTCACCGAATCGGAAAAGAGTTTAAAAGAAAGAGAATTAGCAATAACAAATATAAGAGAGGGAATTAAAATTTTGCCAGTATCAGAAGACAATTTTATAGAAACATTAGATAATCTTCAAAGAAAATATAATATAGATGAGTTTATTATTTATGATACTGAAAATAACATAGATAAAAAGATTGAAAATCTTAATCTAATGAAAGAGTTAACTAGTTATAAAATTTGTAAAGCGGTCTAAACATGAAAAATATTAATATACTATCAGATAAAATTGTTCGCGAACCATTATTTCCGCTAAGCGATTATAAAAAAATACCTAAAGAGATTAACGAATTAAATCAGTTTGTAGATTCTTTATTTCTTGACAAGAAATTTTCTGAAGCCATTTATTTAGCATCTCCAGTTTTGCATGAAGAATGGGAGAAAATAGTTAATGGAGAAAAAGAGAGAGGAAAAATTAACGAGTCTATTCTGAAATATTATTTAAGAGCAATTTCAAATACGGTTCCGTTCGGACTTTTTACTTCCTATTCAGTTTTATCTGAAGACAATGACACTACGGAAGAAGGTGAATTTAAGAGATTTTCAAATGTTGACATGGAGTATTTATTAAAAGTACTTCATTATTTAAACGAAAATGAAACGGTTAGAAAAGTAGTTACTTACAGAAAAAATAATTCTATATACAAAGTTGGAGATAAATACAGATATATAGAACCTAAATATACTAATGAAAATCTTGGATATACATTATCATCAATTGATAGTGATGAATTAATGGATTTTTTAATGACTACTGCAGAAGATGGTATGACTTTTAATAAATTAAAAGATACAATTCTGGAGTTAGTTGAAGGAGTAACAGAGGACGATGTTGAAGGTTATATTAATGAATTAATTAATTCTAAAGTGTATGTTACTTCTTTAGAAATTGGTTTGAATGAAGAACATTTAATAGGTCAAATTACAAACTTCTACACAGAAAATAGAGATATATTAGATACAGATGAAAAATTGAAACCTATTTTTCAATCTTTAATTAAAGTAGACGAGAAAATTAAAAACATAGACAAAGCAGTTTTTAACTCAAAAGAAGAATATCAAAAAATATTCGCAGAGCTTTCTAGTATAGAAATACCATTTCAAAGCAAATATGTTATTAACTCAAATTTAAGAAGAGATAAGAAGAAAGACATAGAGCAAGAAAACATTAATTCAAAATTGAATAAGCTTTTAGGAAGCTTGTCTAAAATTTCACATAGTGATATTATACCTCAATCGAACTTAGATTTATTTAAACAAAATTTCTATAACCGATATGAAGATCAAGAAGTTTTACTATTGGAAGCACTAGATAATGAATTAGGTATTGGTTATTTGGCTCATTTAAAAGAAGATGTTCTTTTTTCAGACCTAATAGACGATATAACAATTTCACCAGCAGCAAAAAACACTAGTGAGAAAAAGACAGAACCTAAAATATATAGTTTCTGGATGAACCAACTAATGAATGCTTCAAACAGTGAAGAATTGGATTTAGAAAAATTAAACCTAGATGTTTATAAAGAATCTAGTAGGGTTAAAAACGGAGCATTCTCTTTGTCATATACTTATGCAAATGATAAAGTTTATTTAAAATATGCAGGAGGAACAACAGCAACAAATCTAATTGGAAGATTTAGTAATAATGATAAAAATGTACAAAGTGTAGCAAATAAGGTTGCAGATTTTGAAAAGGAAATGCATAAAGATAAAATTACTGCAGAAATAGTTCATCTTCCAACAAATAGAGCAGGAAACATTCTAATTAGAAAAGTAGATAGAGAAGCAGAAATTAGTCTAATTTCAAAAGCATCAAAAGGTATAAAAACAATAGATATTAACGATTTATACGTTAGTATTAAAAACAATAGAGTTTTTTTAAGATCAGGAAAAGAAAACAAAGAAGTAATTCCTTTTTTAAGTTCTGCTCAGAATTTCCATTTCAATTCTTTACCTGTTTATCATTTCTTATGTGATTTACAAATGCAAGATCGATTAATTGATTATTCAATCAATTTTGGTGGGTTTAATGTTGGTGATCTTGATTACTGTCCAAGAATAGTAATCGGACAAGATATTGTGCTACGAAATGCAACATGGTTATTAAGAAAAGAGAAGTTTAAAAATATAAATGATTTAAGAAACTATTTAAACAAAATAAATGTTCCACAATTTGTTTATTTAAGTGATGGAGGAGAAGACAAAATGATTATTGATATAGATAACCCAAGTACTTTAGGTATTTTATTTAATGAAATAAACAAAAGCAACATTGTAAGAATCACAGAATGTGTTTACAATATGGATCAAGAGAATCTATATGCAAATGAACATATTAGTATTATAAAATCACAAAAGGATACTATTTTAGATAGAATAGTAACCTATAATAAAAAAGAAGAAAACGGAGTAAAGAGATCTTTTATTTATGGTGATGAATGGGTATATTTTAAAATATACACAGGAAGAGTAACATCAGATACGATACTTATAGAAAATTTATCAAGAATAACCAATTCGTTGTTAGAAAAGAAAATTATAGACAAATGGTTTTTCATAAGATTTACAGATCCAGAATTTCATTTAAGAGTGCGATTTCATTTAACAGATGAGAAAAAATACGATGAGGTTTCTAAAATAGTAAATCAAGAATTATCTCAGTTAGTTCAAGAAAGAAAAATATGGAAACTAGACTTATCAACATATAATCGAGAATTAGAAAGATATCACTGGAGTAATATTGATAATTCTGAAAACATCTTTTTTATTGATTCAGATTTTACAATCAAATTACTAGATTTTTTGAAATCGAATAACGAAACTAGGGTTTGGTTATATGTGCTAAAATCGATAGATGATATTTTTAATGCTTTCAACATAAGCTTAGACGAAAGACATAAAATAATTGAGAAAATGTTTACTAGTTTTTGGATAGAACATGGAGAAGTAAAATCAGTTAAAAAAGATATTAGTAACAAGTTCAGAAAGTATAATGACGAGTTAACACAATTAATCAAATCACCTCCTACAGCATTAAATGCTATTTATGAAGAAAGGTTAGAGCGTTTAAAAAAGATAACGTTAAGTGATGAGGTTAAAGAGGATACAACAAATTTACTATGGAGTTATATCCACATGAATGTTAATAGATTCATACAAGCAAATCCAAGATTTCATGAATTAATAATGTATGGTTTATTGGAAAAACAGTACAGTAAGGAGAAAGGAATGAGAAAGTATAATCAAAAACTGGTAGAAAATGAAGCTTATTAGACAATATGATAAAATGGATTGTGGACCTTCATGTTTAGGTATGATTGCTAATGCTTATGGTAAAGATATTTCTTTAAATTCTTTAAGAGAAAAATGTCATATAACAAAAGAAGGAGTTTCTTTATTAGGAATTGATGAAGCAGCAAAAGAAATGGGTTTCGATACTTTCTCGGCTAGTCTAAACCTAGAAGAACTTAAAAAGATTGAATACCATAATTATCCTTGTATTCTACATTGGAACAACAATCACTTTGTAGTGTTAAGAGGATTTGATAAAAAAAATATATTTAGCAGAAAAAAAAGGTGGCAAATTGCAGATCCAGGGCATGGTTTTATAGAGTTAAATGATGAGAAGTTTCAAAAATCATGGTTAGGAGAAAACGAAACAGGAATTGCTTTTTTTCTTAAACCTAAAGAGAAATTTTTCAATACTGAATTTAAGCAGCCTGAAAAAATATCTTTGAAGTTTTTTGTAAAATATTTTAAAGAACATAAGAAAAAATTAGGGATTGTATTTTTATTGATGTTATTGGGAAGTTTAATCAACATGATATTTCCATTTTTAACGCAGTACTTAATTGATAAAGGAATATCTAACAAAGATGTAGATTATATTCAACTTATTTTATTTTCTCAGTTGAGTTTATATCTAGGAGCTATTATTATAGAAATATTTAGAAATTGGTCATTGCTGATTGTAGGAACCAAGATTAGTATAAAAATTATTTCAGAGTTTCTGACTAAGATATTAGAGTTGCCTTTACGTTTTTTTGATTCGAAGCTAATAGGAGACTTTCAACAAAGAATTCAAGATAATGATAGAATTGAATATTTTCTTACGTCTCAATCAATAGCAACATTTTTTTCAACCATTACATTTTCAGTGTTTTTTATTGTATTGGCTTATTATAATTCAAATGTATTATTAATCTATATTTCTTTAACAGTATTGTCTATTTTATGGTCTAATTATTTTTTAAAGAAAAGGAAAATTTTAGATTATCATAGGTTTGTAGAAAACAGTAACAATCAAGAAACCATTTATGAAATTTTAAATGGAGTTTCAGAAATGAAGCTAAATAATTTTGAAGATCATAAGTGTAATCAATGGAAAGAAGTTCAAGATAGATTATTTAAGATAAACCTGAAAATATTAAAATTAGATCAAATTCAAACGTCTGGATTTAATTTTATAAATCACGTAAAAAACATTTGTGTCTCTTTTTATACGGCAGTTTTAGTAGTTCAAGGGGACATGAGTTTAGGAGTTTTATTGAGTGTTTCTTACATTATAGGGATGATGAATTCTCCAGTAGATCAATTAGTCTCATTTTTAAAAGCATTACAAGATGCTAAATTGAGTTTGGCAAGATTAAATGAAGTACAAAGCGAATTACCTGAAGAAAAAGAATCATACTCAAAACTAGAATTATCTAAGTCAAATTTAAATTCCGGCATTAAATTAAGTAATGTTTCGTTTCAGTATGAAGGACCTCGTTCTCCATTCGTTTTGGAAAATATTGACATGTATATTCCAGATGGAAAAATTACAGCAATTGTAGGAGCAAGTGGAAGTGGAAAGACAACATTAATGAAAATGCTTTTAAGATTTTATAATTCAATTGGCGGTCATATTAGTTTTAATGGACAAAATATTTTAAATATTTCTCCTAAAGATTTAAGAAAAAACTGTGGAGTCGTGATGCAAGATGGTTTCATTTTTTCAGACACAATTAAAAGAAATATAGCTACGTCAGATGAAGAAATAGATTATGATCGATTAAAAAACGCTGTTAAAGTGGCAAATATTGAAGAATATATAGAATCATTACCACTAAAGTATGATACTAAAATTGGAGCAGCTGGTAGTGGTCTTTCAGGAGGACAAAAACAAAGAATATTAATAGCAAGAGCAGTTTATAAAAATCCTCATTATGTGTTTTTTGATGAAGCAACTTCAGCATTAGACGCTGAGAATGAAAAAATAATTCATGATAATTTATTTGGGTTCTTTAAGGGGAAAACAGTAGTTATTATAGCACACAGGTTAAGTACAGTAAAGCATGCAGACCAAATTGTTGTTCTGAAAAAAGGAAAGATTAGTGAAGTTGGAAGTCATGCTCAATTAGTTGATAGAAAAGGAGATTATTTTAGTTTAGTTAAAAACCAATTAGAATTGGGAAGTTAAAAATATAGATATGGAGACAAAAAATATAATGACAGAAAATGAAATAATTGTAGAAATCGAGAAATCTATTACAGACAATTATGATGTTTTTACATCAATGGGTGTTGTAAATGGTTTAGCAGGTGTATCATTATTTTATTATTATTTAGGAAATAAAGAGCTTACAATTTCCTTTATAGAAAAAGCAATTGAAGGGCTAAATGATTCGT is a genomic window of Flavobacterium jumunjinense containing:
- a CDS encoding LLM class flavin-dependent oxidoreductase; its protein translation is MKNEDIKIGLLELGLSDKLNSLNALEDIFTYAATADELGYSRFWISEHHRANPLHPYNNPEILITLIAGMTNNIRVGSAGSLIGYYSPYTLVQNYKLLNNIYDNRIDFGLSKGRPENSHLHNFFNLDDQSFENKKYISNLEGICDLLQNEEANFEEKKIVIPPYKGLSPSLWYLSNSYRWKDLAVKNQLNICRSLMHGLDVFDYDADLEGLSKYKEEFYSLHNRIPEVSVAIAVSFTESEKSLKERELAITNIREGIKILPVSEDNFIETLDNLQRKYNIDEFIIYDTENNIDKKIENLNLMKELTSYKICKAV
- a CDS encoding class I lanthipeptide, producing the protein MKKVQLNKGLNLNKETVTKLQESQLPNLKGGVNRVNAVATCANMSCTDTSCNESSCIG
- a CDS encoding TIGR04149 family rSAM-modified RiPP — protein: MKISLKTKLKLNKKAVIKLQNSEMVTLKGGGDSLSCRCMSCHKNSNLGIE
- a CDS encoding lantibiotic dehydratase, whose product is MKNINILSDKIVREPLFPLSDYKKIPKEINELNQFVDSLFLDKKFSEAIYLASPVLHEEWEKIVNGEKERGKINESILKYYLRAISNTVPFGLFTSYSVLSEDNDTTEEGEFKRFSNVDMEYLLKVLHYLNENETVRKVVTYRKNNSIYKVGDKYRYIEPKYTNENLGYTLSSIDSDELMDFLMTTAEDGMTFNKLKDTILELVEGVTEDDVEGYINELINSKVYVTSLEIGLNEEHLIGQITNFYTENRDILDTDEKLKPIFQSLIKVDEKIKNIDKAVFNSKEEYQKIFAELSSIEIPFQSKYVINSNLRRDKKKDIEQENINSKLNKLLGSLSKISHSDIIPQSNLDLFKQNFYNRYEDQEVLLLEALDNELGIGYLAHLKEDVLFSDLIDDITISPAAKNTSEKKTEPKIYSFWMNQLMNASNSEELDLEKLNLDVYKESSRVKNGAFSLSYTYANDKVYLKYAGGTTATNLIGRFSNNDKNVQSVANKVADFEKEMHKDKITAEIVHLPTNRAGNILIRKVDREAEISLISKASKGIKTIDINDLYVSIKNNRVFLRSGKENKEVIPFLSSAQNFHFNSLPVYHFLCDLQMQDRLIDYSINFGGFNVGDLDYCPRIVIGQDIVLRNATWLLRKEKFKNINDLRNYLNKINVPQFVYLSDGGEDKMIIDIDNPSTLGILFNEINKSNIVRITECVYNMDQENLYANEHISIIKSQKDTILDRIVTYNKKEENGVKRSFIYGDEWVYFKIYTGRVTSDTILIENLSRITNSLLEKKIIDKWFFIRFTDPEFHLRVRFHLTDEKKYDEVSKIVNQELSQLVQERKIWKLDLSTYNRELERYHWSNIDNSENIFFIDSDFTIKLLDFLKSNNETRVWLYVLKSIDDIFNAFNISLDERHKIIEKMFTSFWIEHGEVKSVKKDISNKFRKYNDELTQLIKSPPTALNAIYEERLERLKKITLSDEVKEDTTNLLWSYIHMNVNRFIQANPRFHELIMYGLLEKQYSKEKGMRKYNQKLVENEAY
- a CDS encoding class I lanthipeptide, which translates into the protein MKKIQLNNGLSLNKIAITKLQDAQMSKLKGGVNRINDSISCLQLTCNTSCNNGTCNGAVLK
- a CDS encoding class I lanthipeptide, with product MKKIQLNKGLNLNKETVTKLQESQLSNFKGGINRVDQGLTCGNASCANSCNEGSCNKTKIA
- a CDS encoding class I lanthipeptide, giving the protein MKKIQLNKGLSLNKEAITKLQESQLSNFKGGAAGVTCANASCAASCNRNSCNAAQLEK
- a CDS encoding TonB-dependent receptor domain-containing protein, yielding MKNIIFSLIVLFSSSIVLSQTIYSGKVVDIKNEPIAFANVVIYKANDKSIEKGDITDEDGNFKIEINAKESHYLEISFLGFKTKRLDLTENNLGKITLEEDVNSLKEVVVKGKKQNLIRKNDRLIFNIENTIVQELGSAVDVLRVTPNIVMRDDKLTMLGKNFVRVMVNGKMMPFQGDDLRNYLATINSNDIKSIEVITVPPSEFEAEGNGGVINIILKQQKNDFWSVNAGLSSIQRTEFSYDRNMSFNYKKKNTYLTASVSNGKFIKNNVFKNNNFYEDETWDGNGDSKYDNDYLNYRLSVTQNITKNWEIGASYSGSNSDTDNRTYNLDKIYDLSDNLKYKMDSDGLSVSDSKIHTLNFYNLIKLDSLGKNISFDVDYYKVLSQKNGANSGEKTENNLTAPLFSNDTNIDYDFENFSSKIDVSLPFEKIELQFGGKASLSNTNNNFKFYNTFSGTPVLDENQSNVFDYKENIFAAYVSGSKQITEKLSAKVGLRTETTMTESYSKSNNQFNKNDYTKLFPTLYLTYNLKDNKSLSFNYSKRLNRPVFESLDPFKIVLNPFKTAQGNPFLKPSYITNFELLFNTKKNELKVYTQLLKDGYDQISEIDPNTKIINYTYYNYIDTYSYAISDTYIFDKMDWLTSYNTAEVGYSKMTSSIPQTISSQSGFNAFVQTQNYITLDTKKNLSLGANYYYVFPAKQNLYKMEGYGALDLSLRLKLLEGNLNLSLFANDILKTSRTLVTNYYNNVRTTYKNYYDTRSVSFNIRYTFGNTKIGSKSNRSGNYDVQNRATK
- a CDS encoding class I lanthipeptide, which translates into the protein MKKIQLNKGLSLNKEAITKLQESQLSNFKGGINRVDQGLTCGNASCAASCNKNSCNAAQLQ
- a CDS encoding class I lanthipeptide, with translation MKKIQLNKGLSLNKETVTKLQESQLSNFKGGAAGFTCANASCVNSCNEGSCNKTKVIQK
- a CDS encoding class I lanthipeptide produces the protein MKKIQLNKGLNLNKETVTKLQESQLSNFKGGVAGVTCGNASCANSCNEGSCNKTKVAQLQ
- a CDS encoding lanthionine synthetase LanC family protein — encoded protein: MKTANQLIQKIDDLNTQELNSDSLLNGRLGLVYFYLSLYKHFKEEKYLDKIESNLGMVFKNIEDQTSSLLLDASIENGLSGLGYVLQLLIDENILDAEYKDQVKEINNMVYEDALKLIAEKNYDYVRGPFGILFYLNSVKDEAYVNIILEELMNKFKEDEDFFFYNEYSYIEGVHIGYAHGLCAIIKVLNDIEDERAEFIVRELLKKLSQIIKENNFYIKDKKYYLPRSIHKGDTFEGGLNFRAVLAWSNSDINFSTLIFSLKEKFINKELLEIANQIALESIDKKEEEHTRVWDHRFYFGSSGVLKTYNFLYEKTGIEKFQKSSQYWYEKTLELLEEDNIEEHSLNFLNNLPATTLSILEFEEKKNINWSKLLLI